One window of Magallana gigas chromosome 2, xbMagGiga1.1, whole genome shotgun sequence genomic DNA carries:
- the LOC136272879 gene encoding uncharacterized protein isoform X3 has product MILLYSCTYLLLWRGSTSQKGLVLFFLLHVFCNVTSKRIVQTPRTLSANQSAKITNSCNIRIKFNTSHVEDLTDLLSVAEKSIFYIHFDIKSPAMKERIWSRSSLNWIIIDENGHFLLTLPRNYDVVTFGLLKRKIGIANLTVFLETKNCTSEEFDISFRKLMLSLIRKMKYNNKVYHICRRIFPQDNNNIVFAKFFFITPTWKGYEVECFGMDDQNNTLSRKIREGAYVFTVYWTAYVIIVFSPVLVLFLVNLMDTRNDRFKFYREGDVPYSIDRGIVNLSKVLDYFIPNFCASDRSFQKVCFVLWFVNLVVYCVNMWCHVSKKSVELEMDNVEIWAGSVISKEVKLLLFVLIYTIAFVVLIVLMRQCSEIGISGTIKKPMVYFLSSVGTCKHASCNLSKKSLHFFVTKVDEDKIETGSTGRHLLWVQMERFFLLANKEFCLIGVPETSSESFPFLSQFVPILVYTIGYWNQFTKKYKSLLDIILEMKKELREQQNEDEAEETKDREKEEISVSTQEFDIICEFIIPVKEQCIRLLGKIVGTLLFLVIAVTMLFWKRSSDYASVDQLVMFVFVFLLPKVVEYCCKNPNESQTRDLKSKVKELLCRFENGDSVKFGHADFDKTNSVVCLWKSLCTKGSDAKEQEKDTTTDKSSCV; this is encoded by the exons ATGATTCTCCTGTATTCTTGTACGt ATTTGCTGCTTTGGAGAGGAAGCACTTCCCAAAAAGGACTTGTATTGTTCTTTTTGCTGCACGTATTTTGCAACGTTACATCCAAAAGAATCGTTCAAACACCAAGAACTCTGTCGGCAAACCAATCTGCTAAAATCACAAATTCTTGCAACATTCGAATCAAATTTAATACAAGCCACGTAGAGGATCTCACGGATTTGCTTTCTGTTGCAGAGAAATCTATATTCTACATCCATTTCGATATCAAAAGCCCAGCAATGAAGGAAAGGATTTGGTCACGAAGTTCGTTAAACTGGATAATCATCGATGAAAATGGACATTTTTTGCTGACCTTACCCCGTAATTACGACGTCGTCACATTTGGACTTCTAAAGCGAAAAATCGGCATTGCGAACCTTACCGTTTTCCTTGAAACCAAGAATTGTACAAGCGAAGAATTCGACATCTCTTTTAGAAAACTGATGTTGAGTTTGATCCGGAAGATGAAGTATAACAACAAAGTTTATCATATATGCCGCCGCATTTTTCCTCAGGACAATAATAACATTGTCTTTGCAAAGTTCTTCTTCATCACGCCGACCTGGAAAGGTTACGAAGTGGAGTGTTTCGGAATGGATGATCAGAATAACACACTGTCCAGAAAGATACGGGAAGGGGCGTATGTGTTCACAGTGTACTGGACGGCTTACGTCATCATAGTGTTCTCCCCCGTTCTTGTATTGTTTTTAGTAAACTTAATGGACACACGAAATGACAGGTTCAAATTTTACAGGGAGGGAGATGTACCATATAGCATTGACCGGGGCATCGTTAACCTTTCCAAGGTTTTGGATTACTTCATACCAAACTTCTGTGCATCCGACCGTTCTTTTCAAAAAGTGTGTTTTGTATTATGGTTCGTCAACCTTGTGGTGTATTGTGTAAATATGTGGTGCCACGTTTCGAAAAAATCGGTCGAACTTGAAATGGATAACGTTGAAATTTGGGCCGGATCCGTCATTTCGAAAGAAGTAAAACTGTTGCTGTTTGTCTTAATTTACACAATAGCCTTTGTTGTGTTGATTGTGTTGATGAGACAGTGTAGTGAAATAGGGATAAGTGGGACTATAAAGAAACCCATGGTTTATTTTCTTAGCTCGGTAGGTACATGTAAGCACGCTAGTTGTAATCTGTCGAAAAAGAGTCTACATTTCTTTGTGACGAAAGTGGATGAGGACAAGATAGAGACGGGTAGCACTGGACGACACCTGCTGTGGGTTCAGATGGAGCGGTTTTTCTTGCTAGCAAACAAAGAATTCTG TTTGATAGGTGTACCGGAAACGAGTTCTGAGAGTTTTCCATTCCTGTCTCAATTTGTTCCAATTTTGGTATACACGATCGGTTATTGGAATcagtttacaaaaaaatacaaaagtctCTTGGACATTATTTTAGAAATGAAGAAAGAACTAAGGGAACAACAAAACGAAGACGAAGCAGAGGAAACCAAAGATCgggaaaaagaagaaatatcaGTATCCACTCAAGAATTCGATATCATCTGTGAGTTCATAATCCCTGTCAAAGAGCAATGCATTCGGCTGCTAGGAAAAATAGTTGGAACACTTCTATTTCTTGTGATCGCAGTCACAATGTTGTTCTGGAAAAGATCCAGCGACTATGCCAGCGTTGATCAGTTGGTGATGTTCGTATTCGTCTTTCTCCTGCCCAAAGTCGTCGAGTACTGCTGCAAAAATCCGAACGAAAGTCAGACAAGGGATTTAAAATCCAAGGTTAAAGAGCTTTTGTGTAGATTTGAGAATGGTGACTCCGTGAAATTTGGTCATGCGGACTTTGATAAGACGAATTCCGTGGTGTGTCTCTGGAAATCGCTTTGTACAAAAGGATCTGACGCGAAAGAACAAGAAAAAGATACGACGACAGACAAAAGCAGTTGTGTATAA
- the LOC136272879 gene encoding uncharacterized protein isoform X2, with protein MILLYSYLLLWRGSTSQKGLVLFFLLHVFCNVTSKRIVQTPRTLSANQSAKITNSCNIRIKFNTSHVEDLTDLLSVAEKSIFYIHFDIKSPAMKERIWSRSSLNWIIIDENGHFLLTLPRNYDVVTFGLLKRKIGIANLTVFLETKNCTSEEFDISFRKLMLSLIRKMKYNNKVYHICRRIFPQDNNNIVFAKFFFITPTWKGYEVECFGMDDQNNTLSRKIREGAYVFTVYWTAYVIIVFSPVLVLFLVNLMDTRNDRFKFYREGDVPYSIDRGIVNLSKVLDYFIPNFCASDRSFQKVCFVLWFVNLVVYCVNMWCHVSKKSVELEMDNVEIWAGSVISKEVKLLLFVLIYTIAFVVLIVLMRQCSEIGISGTIKKPMVYFLSSVGTCKHASCNLSKKSLHFFVTKVDEDKIETGSTGRHLLWVQMERFFLLANKEFWYFIFRQSFYILIKLKKYGFCVFVAFFFPCLFFGCLCFLFTLSANFLWGIFPIFGFLFTSLASAKSCCSLLKVILITFLLHFFIQIVFGENLVFVMNVVLVSSLIGVPETSSESFPFLSQFVPILVYTIGYWNQFTKKYKSLLDIILEMKKELREQQNEDEAEETKDREKEEISVSTQEFDIICEFIIPVKEQCIRLLGKIVGTLLFLVIAVTMLFWKRSSDYASVDQLVMFVFVFLLPKVVEYCCKNPNESQTRDLKSKVKELLCRFENGDSVKFGHADFDKTNSVVCLWKSLCTKGSDAKEQEKDTTTDKSSCV; from the exons ATGATTCTCCTGTATTCTT ATTTGCTGCTTTGGAGAGGAAGCACTTCCCAAAAAGGACTTGTATTGTTCTTTTTGCTGCACGTATTTTGCAACGTTACATCCAAAAGAATCGTTCAAACACCAAGAACTCTGTCGGCAAACCAATCTGCTAAAATCACAAATTCTTGCAACATTCGAATCAAATTTAATACAAGCCACGTAGAGGATCTCACGGATTTGCTTTCTGTTGCAGAGAAATCTATATTCTACATCCATTTCGATATCAAAAGCCCAGCAATGAAGGAAAGGATTTGGTCACGAAGTTCGTTAAACTGGATAATCATCGATGAAAATGGACATTTTTTGCTGACCTTACCCCGTAATTACGACGTCGTCACATTTGGACTTCTAAAGCGAAAAATCGGCATTGCGAACCTTACCGTTTTCCTTGAAACCAAGAATTGTACAAGCGAAGAATTCGACATCTCTTTTAGAAAACTGATGTTGAGTTTGATCCGGAAGATGAAGTATAACAACAAAGTTTATCATATATGCCGCCGCATTTTTCCTCAGGACAATAATAACATTGTCTTTGCAAAGTTCTTCTTCATCACGCCGACCTGGAAAGGTTACGAAGTGGAGTGTTTCGGAATGGATGATCAGAATAACACACTGTCCAGAAAGATACGGGAAGGGGCGTATGTGTTCACAGTGTACTGGACGGCTTACGTCATCATAGTGTTCTCCCCCGTTCTTGTATTGTTTTTAGTAAACTTAATGGACACACGAAATGACAGGTTCAAATTTTACAGGGAGGGAGATGTACCATATAGCATTGACCGGGGCATCGTTAACCTTTCCAAGGTTTTGGATTACTTCATACCAAACTTCTGTGCATCCGACCGTTCTTTTCAAAAAGTGTGTTTTGTATTATGGTTCGTCAACCTTGTGGTGTATTGTGTAAATATGTGGTGCCACGTTTCGAAAAAATCGGTCGAACTTGAAATGGATAACGTTGAAATTTGGGCCGGATCCGTCATTTCGAAAGAAGTAAAACTGTTGCTGTTTGTCTTAATTTACACAATAGCCTTTGTTGTGTTGATTGTGTTGATGAGACAGTGTAGTGAAATAGGGATAAGTGGGACTATAAAGAAACCCATGGTTTATTTTCTTAGCTCGGTAGGTACATGTAAGCACGCTAGTTGTAATCTGTCGAAAAAGAGTCTACATTTCTTTGTGACGAAAGTGGATGAGGACAAGATAGAGACGGGTAGCACTGGACGACACCTGCTGTGGGTTCAGATGGAGCGGTTTTTCTTGCTAGCAAACAAAGAATTCTGGTACTTCATATTCAGACAGTCATTTTATATTCTAATCAAGTTAAAGAAATACGGGTTTTGTGTTTTCGTCGCATTTTTCTTTCCATGCTTATTTTTTGGCTGTCTCTGCTTCCTTTTTACTTTGTCTGCTAATTTTCTATGGGGTATTTTTCCTATTTTTGGCTTTCTTTTTACAAGTTTAGCCTCGGCGAAAAGTTGTTGTTCTTTGTTGAAGGTCATACTGATAACATTTCTGCtccatttttttattcaaattgttTTCGGTGAAAACTTAGTTTTTGTAATGAATGTTGTTCTTGTATCAAGTTTGATAGGTGTACCGGAAACGAGTTCTGAGAGTTTTCCATTCCTGTCTCAATTTGTTCCAATTTTGGTATACACGATCGGTTATTGGAATcagtttacaaaaaaatacaaaagtctCTTGGACATTATTTTAGAAATGAAGAAAGAACTAAGGGAACAACAAAACGAAGACGAAGCAGAGGAAACCAAAGATCgggaaaaagaagaaatatcaGTATCCACTCAAGAATTCGATATCATCTGTGAGTTCATAATCCCTGTCAAAGAGCAATGCATTCGGCTGCTAGGAAAAATAGTTGGAACACTTCTATTTCTTGTGATCGCAGTCACAATGTTGTTCTGGAAAAGATCCAGCGACTATGCCAGCGTTGATCAGTTGGTGATGTTCGTATTCGTCTTTCTCCTGCCCAAAGTCGTCGAGTACTGCTGCAAAAATCCGAACGAAAGTCAGACAAGGGATTTAAAATCCAAGGTTAAAGAGCTTTTGTGTAGATTTGAGAATGGTGACTCCGTGAAATTTGGTCATGCGGACTTTGATAAGACGAATTCCGTGGTGTGTCTCTGGAAATCGCTTTGTACAAAAGGATCTGACGCGAAAGAACAAGAAAAAGATACGACGACAGACAAAAGCAGTTGTGTATAA
- the LOC136272879 gene encoding uncharacterized protein isoform X1: MILLYSCTYLLLWRGSTSQKGLVLFFLLHVFCNVTSKRIVQTPRTLSANQSAKITNSCNIRIKFNTSHVEDLTDLLSVAEKSIFYIHFDIKSPAMKERIWSRSSLNWIIIDENGHFLLTLPRNYDVVTFGLLKRKIGIANLTVFLETKNCTSEEFDISFRKLMLSLIRKMKYNNKVYHICRRIFPQDNNNIVFAKFFFITPTWKGYEVECFGMDDQNNTLSRKIREGAYVFTVYWTAYVIIVFSPVLVLFLVNLMDTRNDRFKFYREGDVPYSIDRGIVNLSKVLDYFIPNFCASDRSFQKVCFVLWFVNLVVYCVNMWCHVSKKSVELEMDNVEIWAGSVISKEVKLLLFVLIYTIAFVVLIVLMRQCSEIGISGTIKKPMVYFLSSVGTCKHASCNLSKKSLHFFVTKVDEDKIETGSTGRHLLWVQMERFFLLANKEFWYFIFRQSFYILIKLKKYGFCVFVAFFFPCLFFGCLCFLFTLSANFLWGIFPIFGFLFTSLASAKSCCSLLKVILITFLLHFFIQIVFGENLVFVMNVVLVSSLIGVPETSSESFPFLSQFVPILVYTIGYWNQFTKKYKSLLDIILEMKKELREQQNEDEAEETKDREKEEISVSTQEFDIICEFIIPVKEQCIRLLGKIVGTLLFLVIAVTMLFWKRSSDYASVDQLVMFVFVFLLPKVVEYCCKNPNESQTRDLKSKVKELLCRFENGDSVKFGHADFDKTNSVVCLWKSLCTKGSDAKEQEKDTTTDKSSCV, from the exons ATGATTCTCCTGTATTCTTGTACGt ATTTGCTGCTTTGGAGAGGAAGCACTTCCCAAAAAGGACTTGTATTGTTCTTTTTGCTGCACGTATTTTGCAACGTTACATCCAAAAGAATCGTTCAAACACCAAGAACTCTGTCGGCAAACCAATCTGCTAAAATCACAAATTCTTGCAACATTCGAATCAAATTTAATACAAGCCACGTAGAGGATCTCACGGATTTGCTTTCTGTTGCAGAGAAATCTATATTCTACATCCATTTCGATATCAAAAGCCCAGCAATGAAGGAAAGGATTTGGTCACGAAGTTCGTTAAACTGGATAATCATCGATGAAAATGGACATTTTTTGCTGACCTTACCCCGTAATTACGACGTCGTCACATTTGGACTTCTAAAGCGAAAAATCGGCATTGCGAACCTTACCGTTTTCCTTGAAACCAAGAATTGTACAAGCGAAGAATTCGACATCTCTTTTAGAAAACTGATGTTGAGTTTGATCCGGAAGATGAAGTATAACAACAAAGTTTATCATATATGCCGCCGCATTTTTCCTCAGGACAATAATAACATTGTCTTTGCAAAGTTCTTCTTCATCACGCCGACCTGGAAAGGTTACGAAGTGGAGTGTTTCGGAATGGATGATCAGAATAACACACTGTCCAGAAAGATACGGGAAGGGGCGTATGTGTTCACAGTGTACTGGACGGCTTACGTCATCATAGTGTTCTCCCCCGTTCTTGTATTGTTTTTAGTAAACTTAATGGACACACGAAATGACAGGTTCAAATTTTACAGGGAGGGAGATGTACCATATAGCATTGACCGGGGCATCGTTAACCTTTCCAAGGTTTTGGATTACTTCATACCAAACTTCTGTGCATCCGACCGTTCTTTTCAAAAAGTGTGTTTTGTATTATGGTTCGTCAACCTTGTGGTGTATTGTGTAAATATGTGGTGCCACGTTTCGAAAAAATCGGTCGAACTTGAAATGGATAACGTTGAAATTTGGGCCGGATCCGTCATTTCGAAAGAAGTAAAACTGTTGCTGTTTGTCTTAATTTACACAATAGCCTTTGTTGTGTTGATTGTGTTGATGAGACAGTGTAGTGAAATAGGGATAAGTGGGACTATAAAGAAACCCATGGTTTATTTTCTTAGCTCGGTAGGTACATGTAAGCACGCTAGTTGTAATCTGTCGAAAAAGAGTCTACATTTCTTTGTGACGAAAGTGGATGAGGACAAGATAGAGACGGGTAGCACTGGACGACACCTGCTGTGGGTTCAGATGGAGCGGTTTTTCTTGCTAGCAAACAAAGAATTCTGGTACTTCATATTCAGACAGTCATTTTATATTCTAATCAAGTTAAAGAAATACGGGTTTTGTGTTTTCGTCGCATTTTTCTTTCCATGCTTATTTTTTGGCTGTCTCTGCTTCCTTTTTACTTTGTCTGCTAATTTTCTATGGGGTATTTTTCCTATTTTTGGCTTTCTTTTTACAAGTTTAGCCTCGGCGAAAAGTTGTTGTTCTTTGTTGAAGGTCATACTGATAACATTTCTGCtccatttttttattcaaattgttTTCGGTGAAAACTTAGTTTTTGTAATGAATGTTGTTCTTGTATCAAGTTTGATAGGTGTACCGGAAACGAGTTCTGAGAGTTTTCCATTCCTGTCTCAATTTGTTCCAATTTTGGTATACACGATCGGTTATTGGAATcagtttacaaaaaaatacaaaagtctCTTGGACATTATTTTAGAAATGAAGAAAGAACTAAGGGAACAACAAAACGAAGACGAAGCAGAGGAAACCAAAGATCgggaaaaagaagaaatatcaGTATCCACTCAAGAATTCGATATCATCTGTGAGTTCATAATCCCTGTCAAAGAGCAATGCATTCGGCTGCTAGGAAAAATAGTTGGAACACTTCTATTTCTTGTGATCGCAGTCACAATGTTGTTCTGGAAAAGATCCAGCGACTATGCCAGCGTTGATCAGTTGGTGATGTTCGTATTCGTCTTTCTCCTGCCCAAAGTCGTCGAGTACTGCTGCAAAAATCCGAACGAAAGTCAGACAAGGGATTTAAAATCCAAGGTTAAAGAGCTTTTGTGTAGATTTGAGAATGGTGACTCCGTGAAATTTGGTCATGCGGACTTTGATAAGACGAATTCCGTGGTGTGTCTCTGGAAATCGCTTTGTACAAAAGGATCTGACGCGAAAGAACAAGAAAAAGATACGACGACAGACAAAAGCAGTTGTGTATAA
- the LOC105332357 gene encoding heat shock 70 kDa protein 12A, whose translation MASASVGVVPRQHRLFVAAIDFGTTYSGYAFSTKDDWEKEPLKIFFNNWNAGNLLSRKASTALLLKPDKSLSSFGYDAETKYADMIEDKENFEDYYYFHCFKMLLHNNKKLRRDTEIKDATGKPLKAMHVFSQSIKFLLQKLFESLEEKFTDIQKDDIHYVLTVPAIWDDNAKQFMREAAVKAGILEKQLSLALEPETASIYCQQLQQTRQTDEGGASFLDVAETGTRFMVVDLGGGTTDITFQERCIDGKLREIHRPMGGPWGGRNINEAFFAFIEEIFKKDVLDKFKKVYMDDYLHMERQFETKKRAFTSESGVVKMTFPLSLIELAKKIWKTDSVDEIIKNSKYAGKVKTETQKLHIPKDIFISLFLPTVDKIIAHIQKIVEDNSVSFDYILLVGGFAECNIVQKRFDDTFNDKKVIIPEEAGLAVLKGAVLYGHMPQIIATRVARHTYGIESYPKFVDGKHPVSKRVVIDGVARCKDVFFKYVTIGQEITPGYKLSQDFQVLKLENNTLECTIFASWEKNPKFITDESCFKLGTLTVPLPQQRSIELLKIEETMVFGETDHELHFFVRDKINNRTYDGDFFNLLDK comes from the exons ATGGCGAGTGCTAGTGTTGGCGTGGTGCCTCGCCAACACCGACTGTTCGTGGCTGCCATTGACTTCGGTACGACTTACTCGGGGTACGCTTTTTCAACAAAGGACGATTGGGAGAAAGAGCctctaaagattttttttaacaactggAATGCAGGAAACCTACTGTCTAGAAAAGCATCGACCGCTCTTTTGCTAAAACCCGACAAGAGCTTAAGTTCGTTTGGATACGATGCCGAGACAAAATATGCAGATATGATCGAAGATAAGGAGAATTTCGAAGACTATTACTACTTCCACTGCTTTAAGATGTTGCTTCACaataataaa AAATTACGTCGAGATACGGAGATAAAGGATGCAACAGGGAAACCCCTAAAAGCTATGCATGTGTTCAGTCAGTCCATCAAGTTCCTTCtacaaaaactttttgaaagCCTAGAAGAAAAGTTTACGGATATTCAAAAAGATGATATACACTACGTCTTGACTGTTCCCGCAATTTGGGATGATAACGCAAAACAATTCATGCGAGAAGCAGCAGTAAAG GCTGGTATATTGGAGAAACAATTATCTTTAGCTCTGGAACCGGAAACTGCGTCCATTTACTGTCAGCAACTGCAACAAACGCGTCAAACAGATGAAGGAGGGGCATCATTCCTCGATGTCGCAGAAACAGGAACAAGGTTTATGGTGGTGGATCTTGGAG GTGGGACCACTGATATTACGTTCCAAGAACGCTGTATAGACGGCAAACTGAGGGAAATTCATCGGCCCATGGGTGGACCCTGGGGAGGGAGAAATATCAACGAGGCTTTCTTTGCTTTCATAGAAGAAATATTTAAGAAAGATGTGCTCGATAAATTTAAAAAGGTCTATATGGACGATTATCTTCATATGGAAAGACAATTTGAAACCAAAAAACGTGCCTTCACCTCAGAATCTGGTGTTGTCAAAATGACATTTCCGCTGTCTTTGATCGAGTTGGcaaaaaaaatctggaaaacAGACTCTgttgatgaaataataaaaaattcgaAATACGCAGGGAAAGTAAAAACCGAAACGCAAAAGCTTCATATAcccaaagatatttttatttcattatttcttccTACTGTGGATAAAATAATAGCCCATATTCAAAAGATTGTTGAAGACAATTCTGTTTCATTTGACTACATTTTATTGGTCGGTGGTTTTGCTGAATGCAATATTGTTCAAAAACGATTTGATGATACATTTAACGATAAAAAGGTAATCATACCGGAAGAAGCCGGACTGGCCGTTCTAAAGGGCGCTGTTCTGTACGGCCATATGCCACAAATAATAGCAACAAGGGTAGCCCGGCACACGTACGGAATTGAAAGCTATCCAAAATTCGTTGACGGGAAACATCCTGTTTCCAAAAGAGTTGTCATCGATGGTGTAGCCAGATGTAAGGACGTCTTCTTTAAATATGTAACCATTGGACAAGAAATCACTCCAGGGTACAAACTTTCTCAAGATTTTCAAGTCCTTAAACTAGAAAATAACACACTAGAGTGTACAATATTCGCCTCTTGGGAGAAAAATCCGAAATTTATCACGGACGAGTCCTGCTTCAAGCTTGGAACACTTACGGTCCCTCTGCCACAGCAGCGATCCATTGAGCTTCTTAAAATCGAGGAAACAATGGTGTTTGGGGAAACTGATCATGAATTGCACTTTTTTGTGAGAGATAAAATCAACAACCGTACATATGATGGCGATTTCTTTAACCTTCTGGACAAATGA
- the LOC105334722 gene encoding heat shock 70 kDa protein 12A, giving the protein MASASDGVVPRKHRLFVAAIDFGTTYSGYAFSSKDGWEKEPLKINSNVWNAGTKNLLSTKAPTTLLLNPDKTLRSFGYDAETKYAEMIEDEEDFEDYYYFHCFKMLLHSNKRLRRDTEIKDATKKPLKAMHVFSQSIKFLRNDLFKSLKKMIADIQEDDIHYVLTVPAIWDDNAKQFMREAAVKAGISEKQLSIALEPETASIYCQHLQLTRQTDKGGASFLGVAETGTKFMVVDLGGGTTDITFHERCRGGKLKEIHRPMGGPWGGRNIDEAFFAFIEELFKKDVLGEFKKNHMDDYIEVEREFETKKRAFTSESGVVKMTFPLSFIDEAKKIWKTDSVDEIIKKSKYAGKVKTKSQKLHIPKDIFISLFLPTVDNIIAHIQKIIEDNSVSFDYILMVGGFAECDIIQKRFKDTFTDKKIIIPEEAGLAVLKGAVLYGHMPHIIESRVARHTYGIQSWPEFDARKHPVSKRVVIDGVPRCKDVFFKYVTIGQEITPGYKLSQVFQALKPDETTLECTIFASWEKDPKFITDESCFKLGTLTVPLPQQRTREALEIEETMVFGETELHISARDTINNRIYNDAFFNLLDK; this is encoded by the exons ATGGCAAGTGCTAGTGATGGCGTGGTGCCTCGCAAACATCGACTGTTCGTGGCTGCCATCGACTTCGGTACAACTTACTCGGGGTACGCCTTTTCATCAAAGGACGGTTGGGAGAAAGAGCCTCTAAAGATCAACTCAAATGTCTGGAATGCAGGAACCAAGAACCTGTTGTCTACAAAAGCACCGACCACTCTATTGCTAAATCCCGACAAGACGTTAAGATCGTTTGGATACGATGCCGAGACAAAATATGCAGAAATGATAGAAGATGAGGAGGATTTCGAAGACTATTACTATTTTCATTGCTTCAAGATGTTGCTTCATAGCAACAAA AGATTACGTCGAGATACGGAGATAAAGGATGCAACAAAGAAGCCCCTAAAAGCTATGCATGTGTTCAGCCAGTCCATCAAATTCCTTCGAAATGATCTTTTTAAAAGCTTGAAGAAAATGATCGCAGATATACAAGAAGATGATATACACTACGTCTTGACTGTTCCCGCCATTTGGGACGATAACGCAAAACAATTCATGCGAGAAGCAGCAGTAAAG GCTGGTATATCAGAGAAACAGTTATCCATAGCTCTGGAACCCGAGACTGCGTCCATTTACTGTCAGCATCTGCAACTAACGCGTCAGACAGATAAGGGAGGGGCATCATTTCTCGGTGTTGCAGAAACAGGAACAAAGTTTATGGTGGTGGATCTTGGAG GTGGGACCACTGATATTACGTTCCACGAGCGTTGTAGGGGCGGCAAACTGAAGGAAATTCATCGGCCCATGGGTGGACCCTGGGGAGGGAGAAATATCGACGAGGCCTTTTTTGCTTTTATAGAAGAATTGTTTAAGAAAGATGTGCTCGGTGAATTTAAAAAGAACCACATGGATGATTATATTGAAGTGGAAAGAGAATTTGAAACCAAAAAACGCGCCTTCACCTCAGAATCTGGAGTTGTCAAAATGACATTTCCGTTGTCTTTCATTGATGAGGcaaaaaaaatctggaaaacGGACTCTGtcgatgaaataataaaaaaatcgaaataCGCAGGGAAAGTGAAAACCAAATCGCAAAAGCTTCATATAcccaaagatatttttatttcattatttcttccTACTGTGGATAATATAATAGCCCATATTCAAAAGATTATTGAAGACAATTCTGTTTCATTTGACTACATTTTAATGGTTGGAGGTTTTGCCGAATGTGACATTATTCAAAAACGATTTAAGGATACAtttactgataaaaagataattataCCGGAAGAAGCCGGACTGGCCGTTCTAAAGGGCGCTGTTCTGTACGGTCATATGCCACACATAATAGAATCAAGGGTAGCCCGGCACACGTACGGAATTCAAAGCTGGCCGGAATTCGATGCCAGGAAACATCCTGTTTCCAAAAGAGTTGTCATTGATGGTGTACCCAGATGTAAGGACGTCTTCTTTAAGTATGTAACCATTGGACAAGAAATCACTCCAGGGTACAAACTTTCCCAGGTTTTCCAAGCCCTAAAACCTGATGAGACCACACTGGAGTGTACAATATTCGCCTCCTGGGAGAAAGATCCGAAATTTATCACGGACGAGTCCTGCTTCAAGCTTGGAACACTTACGGTCCCTCTGCCACAGCAGCGAACCAGAGAGGCTCTTGAAATCGAGGAAACAATGGTGTTTGGGGAGACTGAATTACACATTTCTGCGAGAGATACAATTAATAACCGTATATATAATGACGCTTTCTTCAACCTTCTCGACAAATAA